In one window of Nakamurella sp. PAMC28650 DNA:
- a CDS encoding DUF2256 and DUF3253 domain-containing protein, with translation MEHPDKTCLVCGRRISWRKKWERDWDSVRYCSSACRRHRADPVDAQLEKAILEKLSARAGGASICPSEVARDVGGEQWRDLMERSRQAARRLVASGDVEITQGGSVVDPSTAKGPIRIRQVR, from the coding sequence GTGGAACATCCCGACAAGACCTGCCTGGTGTGCGGCCGCCGGATCAGCTGGCGCAAGAAGTGGGAGCGGGACTGGGATTCGGTCCGGTACTGCTCCTCGGCCTGTCGCCGTCATCGCGCGGACCCGGTCGATGCGCAGCTGGAGAAGGCCATCCTGGAAAAGCTGTCGGCGCGGGCGGGTGGTGCCTCGATCTGTCCCAGCGAGGTGGCCCGCGACGTCGGAGGGGAGCAGTGGCGGGACCTGATGGAGCGTTCCCGGCAGGCGGCCCGCCGGTTGGTCGCGTCCGGGGACGTGGAGATCACGCAGGGCGGATCCGTGGTCGATCCCAGTACCGCGAAGGGTCCGATCCGGATCCGTCAGGTGCGGTGA